In Malus sylvestris chromosome 2, drMalSylv7.2, whole genome shotgun sequence, the genomic stretch cggaatcatgcttgcatgcactcaaaaacaaaacattaccatgaaattcaaagcctagtagattggtgaaccaataatcaactcaaaacaaagtgagttgaaattattacctttgtagattcctctttgcataagcaaaggctaatcacccaaagagatagggccttcattccttgcttcttagatccatggatttggatggaaaaataggtttctccaagttcccaaaatagggaacctctaagtctcttcaccaaggtttgattgtagaagaaatgagtgaccttggagtagtaggattgctagatgtaccctccaaggtgttggcctctttagagagaaaatggagagacaattctcaccaattttcccccaaaataaacccttaatcacttaatgaatattttgttataaagtcatttatatagtcacttctttaagtgacctaaataaccaaaaccctaattcatcacactatggcttgccatttaggggattttgggcttttgggctttaatgaatcttcattcattaaattgtcatacaacttaagttaatgggcttgacgttcgaagcccattgggccttaaggtccaaaactatcccgaagtctttaacgaacttattcgtttgattaattaacatattaattaatccttgccataaataaatgattaaaccatttaatcattcttactcatttccgtttaatcttcaatctccaccttttatggtgtgcgatccattaggttccttttagcgaggtagtgggcgattaaaaccattttacatcgattgtgaattgaaactattttcaattctccctttagtgattacacacgtttagggcttccacaaaccatgagtgacacctagcagcatatcatggttacctaagctaatcagaagaggatagagaacctattcagtttgggattacaaatgcaatacggtccttctctaatctaatactcttgtccacattgtttggtatgatagtttatttattcatgtctactatccaatgtgattcgtgtgcttatatgatttccttgaatgtgatttggaacgcattccctaatctcattcatactctggccagagatttcaaatcatatcatagagtattctccctcaactgtttgaaggttagagatcccttgttgcgcattcacttgtctccatagctaagtggcttaaccccaacgatgccgtggacaccccgagggggtgactttgacataatcaaagatcaaggacttaaccacaagacaactgtgatgcctcaggtcaaaggactactttgcattatcccaaccatgagttctcatgtgacatggaatataagaactcttcgttgatcacgttcagtgaactcattctctattgagcacctacgtacttgtcttgatgtcacacacaccaatgactcgagactaatcactctccctgagagaagacatagtacgtactgatcttaacggactgtcaacgcccaattggcaatcctatgatcaggaacgtttaggatgtgtctacgaaagaatggtctcatgaatctaacttcattagattacattctcccaatcacatattccttggactttatcgtttaagcatataacatttatatgagacggctcaaacaataatgtatgccctttatatgtaaaactagattagtttaacatgtgaaatgtccgtaaagtatcatcacatgattggctttagggcacatttccaacagctaGGGCCTCTGTTATTCTAAGGACAATGCATAGCCCTATGCCCTATTTGATCACAAGTATATCATTCGCTACTGCCTCGCCTACACTCCCCAAAGTGCCGATTATTACACCTGCGACATAAAGGTGCACCTGTGCCACTAGAATCCCTCTACCTCTGAAAACGAGGACCTCtagaaaatctaccacctctcctctGACCAGTGGAACCCCAACTCCCACTGGAAGAATTGGAACTAGCTCCACCTCTCTTAAAGCTCAGAGTCTTGTAAGGTCCCAAACATGattgacctttacctttatcatctttcttctgatttccatcattttcttcctcctcactCTCACTAGGCATATTCTCTGAATCTTCAATTCATAgcaaaatctcataaaactcttgGTAAGTACCACAAAAGCTATGGTCGCCATAGAACGCCACTTCTTTCGAGTACCCAACAAAAAACGACAAAGTATCTCaaccggattagcagcaacctccaTGTGATAGCGAGATAAATCAGTAAACCTCCTGTAGTACTCATTAGTTGTCATCTTTCCTTGCTTTAGGTGCCTgaattcttgcttcttgggaTCTATATATTCTGGAGGAATGAATCTCTTCTGAAATAACTGCTTAAAAACTTCCCAATTAGCAGCTTCCTCTGGTGACAACTGATAAAActcctgtctccaccaggatgcaggtTGTTCAcctaaaaaccaggtagtccTCTCAACCCACCTATCTTTCAGAAAATTTTCCTATCTATGCATCAAATGGAAAGTCTTCTCAAGATGGTTAATCCATTTCTTTACTCCCTCATGTCCTTCATTACCCATAAAATGCTCATCGTTGAAACGATTAACTACGCATCTCAAGAAATCAGAGTATATTTCCAAAGTGATTGCCCGCCTAAAGATATTTTCAAATTCAACTTATCTTCCTCGACCTTTCAATTTGTGCATCGACCGGTTGATACTAATTTTACTTTATTCAGTTGTCTGTCACCATTACTTGGACCAAGCGGACGTAAGTTTATCAAACTGTGCCCTTCGGGCCTTGACAAACCTGAAAACCAAACTAACTACTATGCTGTCAACGGCCAGTTTCCATTGATGATATGCCCCTAGTGTCTTGTACCAAGCTGCGTGACTACACATCAGTTCCAGATATTTCATCAGTGGGAGCATTCAGCCTTATGATGCTGCAGTGGTCCAAACCATCATGTGGACGTTGCGAAGAGATGGGTAAGACTTGCAGACTGAAGAGAACTATTGGTCAATATAATTTCACAGATAATCAGACTGCAGAAACTGAATGCGATTTAACTTGACTTGTTGCAGTACTTTGCCGGCAAATATTTTCGTCATTTTCACATTGACAAGGTTTTAATTAGCTAGTTTGTGCAGATAATATATACAACAAATTTGGACTCAAAGAATATATTTGAACTTTTTATATTAAATGAAAACAAAGATTTATGCAAACAATTCTTCAAGTATTTTATTCTTTTGATAACAAAAGTACTAATTATTGACTTAATTAACCTGCTTTTACAGATAGTACCCGTGGAAAGACAAGCTTAGGAATATCTGGTAAGTTGTTCACATAAGCACTATTTTTACAAGATTTAATTTGAACTGCTAATAGTTAGGTTAATTTTTGCACACTTGTGTGATCCATAATCACAAATCTTAGATGGAGAGCTAAATCCAAGACGGTTTGGATTATTGAACCTCATGCCAGTGTTATATTAGAGAGAaatgatctaagtaagttagattaacgagattTTTCTCTTaagttcattcctaaaacgctcctagccataggattgccaattgggcattgacaatccgctaagattagtatgtgttatgttaactcaagtgtgagtatgactagtctcaagtcatttagtgttggacactaagacaaacacataggtgcttgaaaggtaattgagtacactgaacaacgataaaaaaggagttcgaacatacaagtcatgtaagaactcgtaagttgcaatatgcaaagtagtcctttgacctgaggcatcatagatgtctaatggttaggtcattgatctttgatcatgtcaaaggcattccatcgagagtgtccacgacattgttggggtcaagctatctagtcatgtaggcatatgaatgcacaacaagggctctctaaccttccatggtgaagggagaatactctgagatatgattcaggagtctttggccaaagcatacgaatatgacttagcaagtttgttccaaatcatattcaaatgaatcatatagagaaatatcacattggatagtagacatgaaacaaactatcactcaaacaatgtgattaagagtattgtatcagagaaggaccgtattgcattgtaattgtaattggatAGGttttccaaccacttctacatagcttgggtagccatgacatactgctaggtgtcactcatggtttgtggaagtcctgaagattagcaaacattaatcttcatcaaacggagaattgaaatgttgtttcaattcacaattgatcgttaagagtaacaatcgtcCACTACTTCTCTAAATGGAatctaatggatcgtacattgAGTAAGGATAAATGTGAAGAtataaaagagaaggaaaactaaagaaaatggcttcaaaactttgagttttaacgataaggacaaaataaagggtaaagtgaatagtaccatgtttgactttttagtgtaaaaatgtggtttttcattaaagtgaacagtaccatgggcttttcgttaaaactcccaagagatggataagcaattaaatggtttacttgagaatggtcaagattaattaattagttaattaattataagaaaggttcgtattgggcttttaactTAGTTTCGAGTTTTGGGGCCCAAATGGGTttttggtccataaggcccattGAGTTTATGTTGTGTGACAACTAAAACTAAATGGAAAAATAGCCCAAGAACAAAGCTAAAACCGGCCACATTAGGGAGAGTGAGTTGAttgacttattacaagtttgccactcacttgtaaggtggtataaaggcaactttatagccattccCTCATTggggttttcttgaggcaaagaagagaaactttttctctctttttctctatagaggccggccacttagggagacTTTTACTAGCATTAAAAATCTCTCTCAGTCATCCATCTTCTCTTCACActacatccttggtgtggagacttagagacactaaacctttggtgttcttggagatcctttcctcacatcctcaaggagtaaaggagtatcaaaaggaagaaaatcacaaggaagatctaaggagttaggaggtgacttgaaggccctccacttgggtgaatcccttgtgtaaacaaggatgagcttcaagggtaatgaatctcaaaatcctttcttctctttaatgttgttaaagagtcttgtggttcaccattcactaggctttgaaagtcatgggttttagaattgtttttgaatgcatgcctactttaaagtgttaatagtttgcttatgtgttcaaatgttctcacatgttcttagctaggacaaaatttttccttcaaattttgggTTTGACTTTCATGCTACATAGCACTAAAGTATTTGACAGTCTGAATTCATAGGAACACAATAAAGGCAAAAATTCAAGTCAATTTAGTCTATCCAATGCTTGTAGCATTAATGCTACATagcatttgtttatttgttttctaaatttttgGGTCATCTTTTTGGACTGCCTATCCACTATCAAGGGTGGTTACCTTATCCTCTTTAGCCTTTACCATCCAAGTGCCTTAGAGAAAGGCCAAAATTCCCCAACTGTTTTTGTTTAGGCCATCATCTCCAAACTGCTATATATATACACCATGCAAACCATCCATTTTCCACAAGCAAAAGCACAAGCTAGCAATCAAGCTTTATAGTATATTCACTACTAAGAAAAATGATGAAGGGCATTGTGATCTCAATGTTGGTTGTGCTAGCCATGGCTCATCTAATGGTGCAGCAAGGAGAGGCCATTGTCAATTGTGGCCAAGTGGACTCGAACTTGGCACCTTGCATTTCCTACCTGTCCAAACGGGGTAGTCTTGACCCTGCTTGCTGCGCTGGGGTGCAAAATATCAAGAACCTCGCCCAAACCACAGCTGATAAGCAAGCCGCTTGCGAATGCTGTATGGCAGCGAGAACCGCTTCCCCAATGTTAACGAAGTTACAGCTTCTACTCTCCCAGGCAAGTGTGGGATTGTGATGAATATCCCCATCTCAAAGACCACCAGCTGCCAGAGGTGAGTGTCTTATTTTTTTGCCCTAATAAATTATATATCTTTGCTTATATTGATATTGCAGGTCATATATATAAACTTACTGACATTTCCCTTTTTCTCGGACCAGCATAAACTTGATAACAGTTCTTactaaatgcataagaacacaTGAAAGCAAAGCAAGAACTAAGAGTAAGTAAGAAGAaatagaagagagagagagacgaaatGTTGTATATTGATTATACTGAATGAATACAATTGTATAGCTGAGGTTGCTATATATATTCCTTCAACACTTAATATCTAAGCAACTACTCTAACTGTATAACCGATTCTTAACAATCTTTCTAACTGCCTTGCTTACATGGCACTCCAACTTATGCTGACATGGCAACATTACattcaacatcccccctcaatctcaactaggATCTCCGAGTTTGAGATTGTGAAAATGCTTAACAAAAGAAGGACTATGTAACCCTTTGGTCAAGATGTCTGCAATTTGATCTTCTGTAGGAACATATAACACCTCCAAATCACCATGTTGTACCCGTTCCCAAACAAAGTGAAAATCGGTATCCAGATGTTTAATACGGGAATGAAAAACAGGATTGGCACTAAGGGCAATAGCTGACATGTTATCACAGTGAAGACTAGGTGGATGACATAAGAACACTCCCAGATCCTTGAGTATGTTTCTGACCTAAGCTATATCAGCTGCAGTATGAGCTAAGGCTTTATACTCAGCTTCTGTTGAACTGCGAGACACTGAAGTTTGCTTTTTAGACTGCCATGAAATGGGATTATTGCCTAAAAATAAGACATAACCAGTAACAGATCTTCTTGTATTCAAATCGGCTGCCCAATCAGAATCTGAAAAGGCATTTAACTGTGGACTTGTAGCTGCAGAATACATGATGCCAGTATGTATTGTCCCTTACAGGTATCGCAGAATGCGTTTCACAGCCCCAAAATGAAACTCAGTTGGTGAGGACATGAATTGACAAACTGTATTGACGGCAAAAGCAATATCTGGCCTAGTAAAGGTCAAATATTGCAAGGAGCTAACTATACTCCTATACAAAGTGGAATCTGGCAACAACGGACCGTCGGAATATACTAATTGATGATGGGGCTTGTAGGGAGTTGGAGCTGGTTTACATGTTTCCATACCAGCTTTATGAAGCAAATCTTTGATATATTTCGATTGATTAACAAAGATATCCCCATTATCCTTATACTGGATTTGTAGCCCCAAGAAATACGTGAGCTTACCCATGTCTTTTAAATCAAATACCGCAGACAACTTTTGGATTACCCCTTGTATCTTCACTGAACTTGACCCAGTTAGAATTATATCATCGACATACAACAGCAATATGATGATATCAGATGCATCGTGTTTCACAAATAGACTCGTATTAGATGCAGATGCACAAAATCCCAAAGCTCCGAGATAAGTTGTAAACTTCGAAttccaagctcttggagcttgttttaaACCGTATAAAGACTTCATAAGCTTGCAAACATGTTTTGGATAAGAAACATCAACAAACCCTTGAGGTTGCTGCATGTAAACCTCCTCTTGTAAATcaccatgaagaaaagcatttttAATATCTAACTGTCTCAAATTCCAGCGATGAATAGCAGCCAAGGCTAAGACAATTCGAACTATAGTGTGACGAACAACCGGACTAAAGGTGTCCATATAATCAATGCCATGTTCTTAAGAAAACCCCTGAGCAACAAGCCGGGCTTTATACCTGGAGATTGTACCATCTGGATTCTTTTTCACTTTATACACCCACTTACTGCCAACTATAGCTCGATCTGGTGGTAAAGGAACTAAATCCCAAGTGCCTTGAGCCCTCAATGAATCATATTCTTCTTGCATAGTTGTCTACCATTGTGGAATTGTAGATGCTTTTCGAAAAGAAGAAGGCTCTTGGACATCAGCTATCTCAGAAATGAAAGAATAACCCCCCGTGAATGGATCTTCTTTAGTAATATGTAAAGACTGAAGCTCAGGAAAGGAAGTAACTAAAGCAGCATAATTCTTCTTCTCAAGCACCCCACTTTTTAGCCTTGTAGTCATAGAATGTGTATTGATCCCTGTATCACACTGAGGTGAGTTACAATgaggagagaaaggaagaaTTACCTCAAGCTGATTGGAGGAGTGGACAGGCAACATGGATGTTGTACCAGAGTGATGACTTGGGGAAGAAGCTTGGACATTGTTACCCCCGGACTGAAGCAACTGTGAATCACGAGGACAAGGTATAATCTCATTCCTGCCTGAAGCAACTGAACTATGAGTAGCACTGAAATCAGAAAAATGAACTGCTCTGTGAGTGGACTCTGAACCCGGACTTTGATCAGATGTAGGAGATCGTGGTTGATACCTTGCACTTGGTATATTAATATGCACAATCACAGGTGAACTGGACTGCTGCTGTATAGTTTTAGAACCGTTTGTATCACACAATAGCTTGAAAGGATGAACCTCTTCATCATGGATGACACTTCTGGAAATAATAAACTTTTGTGTCTGAAGATTATAACACAATACGCCTTTGTACCCACTAGAAAAGCCCAAAAATACACACTGTAGTGATCGTGGTTGAAGCTTATGGTCATTAAAAGGTCGAAGAAAAGGGTATACTACAGTTCCAAAAATCTTAAGAGAAGTAATATCAGGAACACACTTAAACAACACTTGATAAGGAGATTGCATATCCAAATTCTTGCAAGGCGTTCTTTTTATCAGAAAAACTGCATATGCACAACTGTGATACCAAAACTGAGTTAGTAACTTTGCATCTGTCATCAAAGTAATGGATGTTTCCACAACATGTCTATGCTTTCTTTCAGCTAGACCATTTTGCTGAGGTGTATGAGGACAAGACACCTGATGTACAATTCCTTTATTTGCTAGAAACTGATGAAACATACTACTCATAtactcaccaccaccatctgaTTGAAACAACTTGACATGTGCATTGAATTGAGTAACAATAAAAGCATAGAATTTGCAAAAGATTGGAAAGGCTTCTGATTTATTCAACATTGGaaaaatccaaacaaacctAGAACAATCATCAACAAAACTGATGTAATATCTAAAACCCTCAACAGATTTCACAGGTGCAGGACCCCACACATCCGAATGGATCTTCTCAAAGACTACATGTGATCTAGTTTGTTTTACAGGAAAAGGAAACCTACTCAACTTGCCATGAATACAAGCAGTACATAAGGATGGACTAGAATCTGAAACAACTGACAACTGAGCAACATTCAACATGTTATGTAATATCTCCTCAGAAGGATGACCCAACCGTTTATGCCAAATGGAACTCTTGATCTTCTTTCCAACAAAAGCAATACTACGACCAAGCTGTGCAGCAGACAATCTTGAAAACGCATTAACCGGAATCTGGAATAACTCCCTATCATCACTCTTTCCCTGGTACAACACCCTCCGAGTTGCCTTGTCCTGTATAAAGAAAACCAAATCATCACAAACAAACCAACACTTATTATCTTTACATAATTTCTTGACAGATAGCAAATTCATGGCAATCTttggaacatgtaaaacattatGTAAAACGAGAATGTGGTGAGATGTTTTAAGAAGGGAAGAACCAATATCGGAAACTGACAAAGCTTCCCCACTACCAACAGTGATCTTTGAATCACCATTATAAGGAGTAATATTAGTTAAGACATCGAGATTTGATGTCATATGGTGAGTTGCACCTGTATCAACAACCCATGTATCAGCTGAAGCAAAATCATGCACATTCGGAACTCCATTTGCAGTAGTAGAACTCTGAGCAGTCATTGCAGTAAGAGAAGCAGGAGGTGGAGCACCTTGATATGAAAAATTGTTTCTGTGAAAACATTCCAGAGCAATATGTCCCTTCTTGCCACAGATTTGGCAAACCACAAAGCCTCCAAAAAGGTGACCACTATCAGTTCTATAATAGCAATTAGGTGCCGTGT encodes the following:
- the LOC126602212 gene encoding non-specific lipid-transfer protein 1-like; this translates as MMKGIVISMLVVLAMAHLMVQQGEAIVNCGQVDSNLAPCISYLSKRGSLDPACCAGVQNIKNLAQTTADKQAACECCMAARTASPMLTKLQLLLSQVIYINLLTFPFFSDQHKLDNSSY